The sequence GGTTCGGTTACGTTGTTTTCTCGGCACCTGGGGCCCCGCCGGGGTGGGCGGCCCTATAAATCCAACGAACCCGAGCCGACAAAGAGATTTCTGGGAGGCGGTCGTTGTAACCCTCCTCCCAGTAACGGGGGGCGCCCGGCGGTTGGTGGGACCGCCGGGCGCTGTTTTTTTGGCAAAACCTCGCGCGGAATGAGACGTACGTCCGGACGGCAGCCCCGTCAACAGCCTCGACTCCACCATCCGTACCTTCGTCCCCATTTGCATGCCCATGTCCCGAACGTTCCGTCCACTCCCGCTGGCGCTGCTTCTTCTCCTCCTTCTGCTCCCGGCCTGTAAACAGACGCCGGTCGAAGTCCGCACGGACAGCGTCACCATGCCGGACGGATTCGCGTTGGCGGCCACGTGGTATGAGCCGGAAGGCGTCACGGAGGCCGTCCTGCTGTTCAATGAATGCAGTCGCACGGCCCAGCAGGGGCTGTATGAGGAACTGGCGCGAGCGCTGGCAGCCGAAGGATTTGCGGTCATGACCCACGATTTCCGTGGCACCGGAGGCAGTCGTACGGACGCCTTCGACCTGTCGAATCCGGCCCACACGGATGCCATCCGCAGCGCCTTTGGCAGCGACACCCGCAACATCGTGTCCTACGCCCGTCTGCAATACACTGTCACAGCGGTCGCGGGCACCAGTTGCGGGGCATATCGATTGGCGGACCTGGTAGATGAGCTCCCGGACCTGCGTGCCTTCGTAGCGGTCAGTGGAGGGGCCACCGACAACGGACTCGAAACGCTGTATGGGGCGCGCCCGGTTTCGGTGCTCGGCATTGTTTCCCGGGGTGACGCATCGGCCGTCGAGCCGGTCCGGACCCTGGTACGGAGCCTGGAGAATCGCGCGGAATTCCTGATGCCGGACGGCAGTCTCCATGGCATGACGCTCGTCGCATCGGACGAATCGGTACGCGAACGGATTGTGGATTTCATTGTGACGCGCACCACTGAGGTGGTGGATGATGGTGGCCGGATTGGACAGGTCGATGCGTTTTCCGCCTTCTATATCCAGGGCGGCATGCCCATGGCGCTGTCCGTGACGCATCCGGAGCCCGGACTCACGCGCGCGGTCATCGAAACGCAATTGCCCGGCTCCGGCCGCATCCTGGCCGATACGCTGGAGCACGATGCCTGGGGAGCGTTCGTCCGGCGTTCTTTCGATTATTTCGGCGCACAACCCGAACGGGTGCTGGCCGGCACGGTCGGGGACTCCCTGATCGTATTCCGTCAGCCCCACGACAGCGACGAGGCCACGCGGACCAGCCAGGAATTGGTTTATCCGGTCATCGACGCCACGTGGGCCAACTGGATGCTCGGCGTCATGAAGACCACGGAGTTGGACAGTGTTTCGGTACCGACGTGGCAGATGACGCCGTCGGGGCCCATCCAGCAGGTTTCCGTGTACCACCGGGCGGTCGGCGCAGACGCCAAGGACCCGGCCACCGGATGCACCTGGTGGGAGCGGCGCTCGGCCGCCTACACGTTGCGCTCGTGCGTGACGGACGAAGCGCCGTATTTGCTGCGCCAGCAGGCGGTGACGCCGGATGGCACGGTCCAGCCCCTGTTGGAAGTCAATGCCGGTAATGCACCATCGGGCATGCCCTCATTCTGATCGCCCTGTTCGCAGGCGGGCAGCGGGCTGTCCGGAATCGGACGTTCCTGAACGCCGAGCACGCATGAACGGGCCCGGAATGAGCCATGCAACCGGCTCCGGAAGGACTGGCACAAGGATTGCATTTCCGGGGACATCCTGAATCTCTCCCTGATCGCCCATGTCCCTCATCCGAAGACTGCTCCGCGGCGCGGTCCGTGACCGCCTCCTGACCGCCATCAACATCACGGGGATGGCCATCGGTCTCGCGGTGGGTTTCCTCATCCTGGCGTTCGCGCTCCAGGAATATGACCACGATGCGCGCTGGCCGGAAGCCGACCGGATGTACCGGGTGGATGCCTGGTCCGAGGACGATGGGCAGCGGACGCACTGGGCCGATACGCCATACAGACTGGCGGACGATCTCCGGGAGTCGGGTGCGGGCATTGATGCGGCGTCGGTTTTCCTGCCGGAATTCTCGGTCGTTCGGGCGGGCAGTGTCCTGGAATACAACCGGATATGGTACGTGCATCCCTCGTTCCTGGACCTGTTCGACGTGGATGTGCTGGCGGGAAATGTGGAGCAGGCCCTGCGCTCCCCGGAATCGGTGGTGCTCACCGCGAGCGAGGCGCGCCGTTACGTCCCGTTCGGGTCGCCCATCGGCGAACTGATTGAAATCAACATCGGTGGGGCCTTCGAATCGTTCCGGGTGGACGCCGTCGTGGCAGATTCCCCGGCCTGGTCGAGCCTTCAGTGGGGCATCCTCCTTCCGTACGAGACGGCTCGCGCGCAACCGGGCAAGGCACGCCAACACGATGCCGGGCACGGGCAGGCGGCCACGTTCGTTCGGCTTGCGGATGGCGTGCAGGCGGCGGACGTGCGTCTTCCCGAGCACGAGCGGCTTTCGTTCTTCCTGACGCCCGTGGAGGACATGTACTTCCTGAGCGAGGCGTCCACCCTGGGCATTGTCCGGACGGGAGACAAGCAGCGTGCCGACGTCTTGATCGGTCTGGCCTTGCTCATCATCCTGATTGCCTGTTCCAATTTCACGACCATTTCCCTGGCCCGGAGCGTCCAGCAGAACCGGGCCGTGGGCATCCGGAAGGTGGTCGGGGCCAGTCGCCTGAACATTGCGGCCGAGTATCTGGGCGATGCGCTCCTGAAAACGTCGATCGCCGCCCTGGTCGGGATCGGCCTGGCCGATCTGCTGTCCACGGCGTTCGGCACGCTCATGGGACAGACCGTGGACCTGTCGGTGCTGACTCGTCTGGAGTTCGGCGTACTGGTGGCACTCGGCGTCATCCTGGTGGGGGTTCTGGCCGGTTCCATTCCGACGTGGCACCTGGCACGGGTCCAACCGGTTGACGCCCTGAAAGGCGCATCGGACGGACGGGGCCGGTCCCGGCTCATCCAATCGGTGGTCGTGCTGCAGTTCGTGGCGACGGCGGTACTCCTGGCATCGGCCTGGATCATGTCGCATCAACTGGCTTTCCTGAACCGGATTGACCTGGGCCTGGACGCGGAAAACGTGCTCGTCGTTGAGCCCGATTTCACGAACGGGGCCACCATCCCGGCGCTGCATGCGCAGTTGTCCGCCTCAACCGACCCGGCCATTTCGGGCGTCGCGCTCTCCAACGGCATGCTCTCCCGCAGCCTTCGTACCATGGAAATCCCGGATGGGGATGAAACGCGGCGCATCCATACGTTCGGCGTATCGGCCGAATACGTGGCTCTGCTGGGGCTGGACGTGACGGAAGGCACGCCCATCGATGCATCGAATCCATCCCATGTCCTCATCAACCGGACGTTGGCCAACGAACTGGGCGGAGCGCCCGTGGGCACCATGCTGACGGATGCATACCGGGTGGGCGGCATCGTCGAGGATTTCCACTTCCTGTCGGTCACGCGCGCCATTGGCCCGATGGCCCTGTTGCCACTCGAACAGCCGGAGTCGGCCGGCTATCTGCTGGTCCGGCACGCCGCTGGGCGCGAGCAGGATGCCCTCAGTGCCGTCCAGGACGCATGGCGGCTGCTCGCCCCCGACACCCCCATGTCCTATTACCGCCTGTCGGACAACCTGGGGGACCGCGCGTCGGGAAGCGCCGCCTGGGCCCGCATTGTACGGTATTCAACGCTGTTCGCGCTCTTGATTGCGACTCTCGGGCTATTCGGGCTGAGTGCCCTGGCGGCCGCACGGCGGACCAAGGAAATCGGCATTCGGAAGGTTCTCGGCGCCGGTTCTGTTCGTGTAGCCGGCTTGCTCGTGGGCGAATCGGTCCGGCTCCTGGTGGTGGCCTGTGTGCTGGCCGCCCCGCTCGTTTGGTGGCTCATGGGCGACTGGCTCGCTCGGTTCGCGGTCCGGGACGTCCCGGGAGCCGTGAGTTTCCTGCTGTTGGGGGCGCTGCTCGTGCTCGTTGCCGTTCTGACGGTGGGTTCACACGCGCTCCGGGTGGCCCTGGCGAATCCGGTGGACAGCCTGCGGCGGGAATAGGAAACCGAGCCGGTGGGGCGTCGTTTGTGCGGGCATGAAAATTGCCAAACGATTCCGATGGGAAGGTGCCCACCGCCTGCCATGGCACGAGGGCCGCTGTCGCGACCTGCACGGGCATTCCTACACCATGTTCGTCGAACTCGAGGGTGAGCCCGACGAGAACGGCCTCCTCGTGGACTTCAAGCACGTCAAGAACGCCCTGGCCCCCTTGGTCGACGCCTGGGACCACAGCACGTTGGTGGCCGCAGGCGATGCCAAGCTGCTCGGCATCATGCAGGATGCCGGCTGGCGCCACGCCGTCCTGCCCTACGACACAACGGCCGAGAACATCTGCATTTTCGTGGCGGACCACCTCATTGAAACGTCCATCGACATGCTGAGGGCGCGGCGCATCCACGCCGTCCGCGTGCGGGTCCAGGAAACCGAAACCTGCTGGGCCGAGGCCGAGCGGCGCGTCACCTCAGCCCCTCTGGAATCCTGACTTTCACAATGGCTGGCGTCGGGTCGTGCCGAGACAAGAAAAACTCCGAAGATGATTCATCGACCGCCAGCGCCGTGAAACCACCGTCGAGTATGATTCGTCCCTTCAGTTCGCCGGTCCAATCGAATGCCAGAATGGTGTTTCCCAAGTGGGACGGATGCAGATCTGACTGAAAGCTGAGCAGAGCATAGATGGCATCCGATCCGGCGGATACATCAATGTACCCGCGGTCTCCATTCAACGGATCGTGCTCGAACGGACCCCACGTTATTGCAAGAGGTTCACCGGACCGCAAATCGTGGATTTCGATGATGTCGGCACGTGTGAGGACGACCACGGCCTTCGATCCATCGGGAGAGGCTCTGTATTCTCCCCTGAGGTCATAATCGGTGCCCGTGTTCGACAAGAGGATTGGAAGATCTCCAAATTTCCTCAGTACTTGACCGTCAGCGGCGACCTCAATGAACCGTTGGGAACCGAAGCTTCCACCAAGAACGGTGCTCACCGTGGAATCAGACTGTAGAACGTGCGTTACCATTCCTTCCGTGGGCATCGGACGAAATCCGGACAACGCCATCTTTTTGGTCTCCGTCACGTGAAGATGAAACGTGTTGCGATTCGCAACATCCACTGACGCAAAGTTATTCGGATGCATTTGATGCAGTGACCAAACACGCCTCAATTCTCCGGGGCCTTCTCCGACCGCATCCACACTATCCGTCAGGACACCGGATGCTCTATCATACAGTCTCAACGGAGAGCCGCTGGACGCATCGGTTACTACTATGCTGGATTCGCCAAGCGCAAGGTCCATGGGCAACGCGACATCAATCCCGGTCGCAACTTCCTGCGTTGACAGATTCCAAGTTGGAACTGCCGACAAATCGACCGATTGGGTCGGAACGTTGTACTCAAACGATGGTGTCGGACCACAGCCTGACGGGAGGAGCAATACCCACCAGAGAAACCTTATTCTCTGCACTTGAAGTCCCACACAATGCCGCTGTCCGGCTGACAATAATCACCGAGCGCAGGGATGCATGTACAAGGTCCTTCAGCAGCCGAGCACGAATTGCTTGAAACAGGGGTCGTTGATTTTACAGGAATCAGGCTGACGATCAGCAAGGCGAAGAGAGCAACGAGCAGTTTCATGAAATTCCGGTTTGGTTAATCGGAAACAGAAACATAATATCCCCCCCGGAATCCAGATTCAAGTCTTATTCCGGATCGTTCGACGTTACGCTACCTCATACTCTTGGACGTCGGCGTACGCCACGAGCGACCAGAGATCATCCTCGGGACCCGATTCGCGGAAGGCCATCAGCTCCCGGCGCGACTCCCATTGCTCGCTGACATTTATCCGGTTCTCGTCCAGCGGGTCGGCCGACACCGAGAAATCCACGCAGCCGGGACGCTTCCGTGCCGCGCAAACGGCAGGGAGCGACCCGGCCAGGAACGCATCCCGCTGCCCGGGTTGGATCCGAAGGTATCCAAGGACGAGGATCATGTTGTCTGAGGGCGAGAGCGGCAACACAGGTATGCGCCCCGATACGACCCCGGATCAGGGGAAGATGCCGAGTGCATTGTAGTACACCGCCACCTTGTCAATGGCATTCACGAACGCCGCCGTCCGCTGGTCGGTCTTGTGCGCCTTGGCGATCTCGCTGTTCTCGATGTAGGCCGAGATCATAGTTTCCTCGAGACCGGAGTTGACGAGATCGAGCTCGTCGGCCCCCTGGGAGAGCTTGGTGATCTGCTCGGCCGGCAGATTGATGCCGGTGGCCGACAGGATGGAGCGGATGATGTTTTCGTTGGAGGTCTGCTCGAAGCGCTTGCTCATGCGCCCGAATCGGACGTGGGAGAGGTTCTTGAGCCACTCGAAGTACGAAACGGTGACGCCGCCGGCATTCAGGTAGACGTCGGGAATGACCAGGACGCCCCGTGCGAGCAACATGGCGTCGGCGTCGGCCGTAACCGGACCATTGGCGCCTTCGCCAATGAGCTTGGCCTTTATGCGCGGCGCGTTTTCCTTGGTAATCTGGGCTTCGAGCGCCGCCGGAACGAGGATATCGCAGTCCATTTCCAGCGCGGCAGCAGGATTGCCGACATCGGTGCAGCCAGCCAGGCCCAGCAGGGCGCCGGTTTCCTTTTTGTGCGCCATGGCAGCCTCTATGTCAATGCCATTCGGATTGTAAACGGCCCCGTTCCATTCAATGAGCCCGACGAGGATGGCCCCGCCTTCCTGGAGGTACTTGGCCGCATGGTAGCCCACGTTTCCAAGGCCCTGTACAATGCATTTCTTGCCCTCGAGCCCGACGCTGAGGCCGACCGCCTTCATGTCCTCCGGGTTGTTACAGGCTTCCCGGATGCCGTAGTACACGCCACGTCCGGTGGCTTCGGTCCGACCGCGGACGCCGCCCTGGGCGACCGGCTTGCCCGTCACACAACCAGCGGCGGTCAACGGATCGTCGGACATGGAATTGTAGGTATCGAACATCCACGCCATCTCCTTCGGACCCGTCCCGTAGTCCGGGGCGGGGACGTCAATGCCCGGGCCAATGAAGTTTTTCTTCATGAGCTCGTACGTATAGCGGCGGGTAATGCGCTCGAGCTCGGCCTCGGAGTAGTTGTGGCGGTTGATCTTGATGCCGCCCTTGGCGCCACCGAACGGGACGTTCACGATGGCGCACTTGTAGGTCATGAGCGTGGCCAGCGCGGCCACTTCGTCGGCATTCACGTTGTCGGCATACCGGATGCCGCCTTTTACGGGCAGGCGATGGTGGCTGTGCTCGGCCCGCCATGCCTGTATGACCTCGATGGTGCCGTCATCCTTCTTCAGCGGAAACTTCATGTGGTACATGCTATTACAGATTTGTATCTGTTTCAGCAGACCCTCCGGATGGGAGGTCAGGGCACTCGCTTTGGCGAACATTCGGTCAACTTGTGCCAGGAAGGATGCGGACATGGGTCTTGGAGTTGGTTCAGGTTCAGAAATCCGGTGACAGGCTACTATCTTGGAAGCGTAATCGCAACGTGCCTGCTGATTCAATTATGGATGCGAAAAGCGCTTCCAGACAACTCGCCATCCTCATGGGAGATCCGGTGGCCCACTCGAAATCCCCGGTCATCATGACCGCGGCGGCAAAGGCCGCGGGGATAGACCTCGTCTATGTGGCCTGCCGTGTCCGGGATTGTGACTTGGCCCAGGCGGTGGATGCCATCCATGCGCTCGGCATCCTGGGTGCCAATGTCACGATACCGCACAAACAGCGGGTCATCGAATTCCTGGACGACCTGACGGCGGCGGCGCGCGCGGTGGGCGCCGTGAACACGGTTTTCCGCGACGCCGAGGACCGCCTGGTCGGCGACAACACCGACATCGCCGGGTTCACGGCGCCCATACGCGAGCGGGGGCTCGCGTCGGCCCTCGTGCTCGGCACGGGGGGCGCCGCGCGCGCCGCCGCCTGGGCGTGCCTGCACGAACTCGGCATGGATCGGGTCCTGGTCACTGGCCGCACGCCGGAAAAGGCCGATGCGCTCGTTCATGCGCTTTCGGCGGGGCGGGAAGACCGAGTCGTTAGAGAAATAATGGCCATACCCTGGGAAGAGCGCCACGCCGCCATCGCATCGGTCGAACTGATCGTGAACGCTACGCCCATCGGCATGTGGCCGGAGGTGGATGCGTCGCCGCTCGACGACCCGGCGTGCCTCGGCGCGCATCATCTGGTGTATGACCTGGTCTACAATCCGGCCGAGACCCGCCTGCTGCGCGAGGCCCGCGAGCAGGGTGCACGCACCCAGGGCGGCATGGACATGCTCATCGGTCAGGCCGCAGCGGCCTTCGAGCGCTGGACCGGCCGGAAAATGGATACGCTGTCGGTCCGCGGCGCCCTTTCACCGAGGGAGTACCCTTGAACACACCGAACATCAACCCCGTGGACCTCGAAATCGCGCCCCTGGCGACGAGCGAGACCATTCCGTCCGCGTGGTACACCGACCCCGCGTTCCATGCGTTCGACCTGGCGGCGGTCCTGGCCCGTTCCTGGCAGTACGTGGGCCCGGCTTCGGATGTCGCCGAGCCCGGCTCGTACGTGACCGACTTCGTCGCCGGCAACCCCGTCCTGGTTGCGCGCGACCGCACCGGCGCCCTGTCCGCGTTCTACAATGTCTGCAAGCACCGCGGCGGCCCCCTGGCCACCGACCGGTGCGGTCGCGCCCAGATGCTGCGCTGCCAGTACCACGGCTGGACCTACCGCATGGACGGCATGCTGCGCGGCGTGCCCCGCTTCGACCGGACCGAACTGTTCGACAAGAAGAACTACGGCCTGACACCGATTGGTGTCGAAATCTGGGAGGGTCTGCTGTTCGTGTGCCTGGAACCGGAAAACGCCACCCCGATTGCCGAGCTGTTCGCCGGTATCCCCGAGCACATTGCGCCCATCCGGCTCACCGACCCGGCCTTCCGCGTCAGGGACAGCTACGACGTGGCGTGCAACTGGAAAGTCTACGTGGACAACTACCTGGAGGGCTACCATATCCCGCTGGTGCATCCGGAGCTCTGCGAGCTGCTGGACTACCGGTCCTACGAGACCGAGACCTTCACCCATTACTCGCTGCAGCACAGTCCCATCAAGAACGCATCGACCGCCTACGGGCCGGCCGACGGCGCGGCGTACTACTATTTCGTGTTTCCGAATCTCATGCTGAACATCCTGCCGGGCCGCCTGCAGGTGAACCGGGTGGATGCGCTCGCCCCGGACCGGTGCCGGACCCTCTTCGACTACTACGCCACGGCTGAGCACAACATCGACGAGGACCGCGCGTTCAGTGACCGCGTGCAACAGGAAGACATCCATATCTGCGAGCATGTCCAACGCGGCCTCGCAAGCCGCGCCTACGACCGGGGGCGGTTCTCCTACGACCTTGAGAACGGCGTGCATCATTTCCAATCCATGCTGAAGACGGCGTATCGAGCGGCTACCACATGCGCATAGCCCTCGCACAGATCAACACCACGGTCGGCGACATAGCCGGCAATGTGGAGCGCATCCTCCACTACGCGCAACAAGCGGCCGAGGAAGGCGCGGACCTGGTCGTATACCCCGAGCTGTGCATTACGGGATATCCACCGCTCGACCTGCTGCACTCGGACTACGTGATTTCGGCCGCGCAGAAGGCGCTGACGCACATTGAAACCCATCTTCCGGACGGGGTGGCCGCGCTCGTCGGCACGCCGGTCCCGAATACGAGTCCCAAGGGCAAACGGCTCTTCAATGCCGCCGTCCTGCTGGAGCGCGACCAACCCCGGCAGGTCGTCCACAAGATGCTCCTCCCGACGTACGACGTGTTCGACGAATACCGCTACTTCGAGCCCGCGGCCGCACAACAGGTCATGTCCTTCCGCGGCGTCCGCCTGGGCGTCCACATCTGCGAGGACATGTGGAATAACGAGGAGGTGGCCGAATACCACCTCTATGACCGGGATCCGCTCCAGGAACTGGCCGACCAGGGCGTCGACCTGTTCGTGAACATCTCCGCGTCGCCCTTCTCGCACGGCAAGCACGCGCTGCGCAGCGGCGTCATTGGAGGCATTTGCCGGGCGCATGGCGCGCCGTTCCTGGTGGTCAACCAGGTAGGCGCCAACACCGAACTGATCTTCGACGGGGACAGCCGCGTGCATGCGGCCGACGGCACGCTCGTTCATGTGGCGCCCTCCTTCGAGGAGACCCTCACCTGGTACGACCTGCCCGAAGCAGACGCCATCACGCCCACCGCGCTGCCCCGCCCCGCGGACCGTATTGCCGACCTGCACGATGCGCTCGTGCTCGGCATCCGCGACTATGTCGGCAAGTCCGGCGCCTTCAAGCAGACCCTCGTCGGGCTGTCCGGCGGGATCGATTCGGCCGTCACGGCGGCCCTTGCCGCCGAGGCCCTTGGCGGCGAAAACGTACTGGGCGTGACCATGCCCTCGCGGTTCTCGTCGAAAGGCAGCGTGGAGGACTCCGTGGCGCTGGCCGACGCCCTGGGCATGACCCTGCATACCATTCCGATTGAGCCGGCCGTGGAGGCCTTCCACCACATGTTGGAGCCGCTGTTCACCGGCACCCAGCCGGGCGTGGCCGAGGAAAACATCCAGGCGCGGGCGCGGGGACTGACCCTGATGGCCATCTCCAACAAATTCGGTCACCTGCTGCTGACCACCGGCAACAAGAGCGAGCTGGCCATGGGCTACGCCACCCTGTACGGCGACATGTCCGGCGGCCTGGCTGTGCTCTCCGACGTCTTCAAGACCGACGTCTTTGCGCTGGCCAACTACATGAACCGGCGGGCCGGCCGCGATATCATTCCGCAGGCCACCATCGACAAGCCCCCGTCGGCCGAGCTGCGTCCGGATCAGCGGGACGAAGATTCATTGCCGCCATACGATGAATTGGACGCCATCCTGAAGCGCTACATTGAATACCGGGAAGACGTGGACGTGATTGCCCGCCAGACCGGGCATCCGACCGCATTCGTGGAGGGCCTGCTGCGCGTGGTCGACCGGAACGAGTACAAGCGCCGCCAGGCCCCACCCGGGCTGCGCGTATCTTCCAAGGCCTTCGGCGCCGGACGGCGCCTGCCCATTGTCATGAACCTGGACCGGGCCGCCATCGACGCCCTCTTACCATGATTGCCTACGTATCGGGAGTCCTCGTTTCCAAGAAACCCACCGAGGTCATCGTGGACGTCGGCGGCATCGGCTACCGCGTGCTCGTGCCGACCTCCACCTTCGAACAACTCCCCGCCACGGGCAAGAAAGTCCACCTGACCACGTTCCATCACGTCCGGGAGGATGCCGAAATGCTCTACGGCTTCGCCCGCGAATCGGAGTACGTGGTGTTCGGGATGATGCTCGCGGTCTCGGGCGTGGGTCCGAAACTGGCGCTGGCCGCCCTGAGCGCATTGCCGCCCAACGAGATCCGGGAACGCATTCTGGAAGGCGATGCGGCGCTGCTGACCCGCATTCCGGGTGTGGGCCGCAAGACTGCCGAGCGGATGATCGTGGAGCTGCGCGACCGGTTCGAGAAGGTGGATCCGTCCGATGCGACGTCTCCCGGCGGTGGCGTCGCCACGCCGGCCTCATTCCGTGCCGATGCGCTCGCGGCACTCGAGGCGCTCGGTCTGTCCGGCGGAGCAGCCGACAAGGCGGTCCGGTCCGTGCTCAAGAAGAACCCCGATCTGACGAGCGCCGAGGACATCATCCGATTGGCCTTACGGGAATGAATACCCGCGGGCGGGTATTGGGGCGGCCATGCGTGCCGGTAACTTGGCACACGAACCACTTTCCCCGTACTCCCGCCATGACCGATTTCTTCCTCCGATCCCTAGGCCTGTTGGCCCTGTTCACCCTTCTGGGCGTCACGTCCCAACCCGCCCTCGCCCAGTGGGAACGGATGGATCGGAACGCCGGGCTTCCCGATGGCGTGCCTGCTGGCCTGTGGTATGACGGGCAGACCCTCTTCACCTTGTGGACCGCTCCCTCGTCCGTGGTCGTATCGTTGTACTCGTCGGCCGATCTGGGCGCATCCTGGAGCCCGGTTGCCGGCTTCACGCCCGTGGCAGGCGTTCCCACTCTTCAAGCCGTCGTCAACGGACGGATGATTCTGGCCGCCCTTCTCGGAAACGCTACAGCGGTGGCCTTCCTGACCTCCGACGACGGAGGTACCACCTGGTCCTACAAGGAACAGCCTGGCCTCGGTCAGCCCAGCGCCATCGCCTACGGGAACGGACGCTGGTACCTGTCGACCGCCTCCTTCCTGTACGTCTCGACCGATGACATGCAAACTTGGACCCAGTCCTCATCGGGCGGCGCGGGCTCCGGTGTCCTGCTCACGGACAATGCGGGGTCGCTCCTGGCCAACCGGTCGGGTCTCGCGTACCGCTCGGCGGATGACGGTGCCACCTGGACGGCCATTGCCATTCCCGGCAACTTCCTGAACTTTTTCTCCGGAGCGTGGCAGGTCGGCACCACGTTCTACCTCAAGAACGTCGGTGACGGACAGGTCCACCGCAGTGAAGACGGCGGCGCGACGTGGACGTCATACACATCGTTCGGCGATTTCAACTGGGCGAATGCCCTGGTCGCGGCCAACGGCGAGACGTGGATACCCTATACGACCAGCGTTGGAGGGGCCAATTTCTTCCTCTCCACCGACGCCGCCGTCACCGCGACGGCTGCGTTCGATCTGACGGGATACCCTCTGTCGTCCTCCGCCACGCCGTGCTTCGGCGTCCCGAAACTCGCGGGCAACTACCTGTTCATCAGCGCCAACCTGTGTTTCAACGATCAGAACGGCATCTACCGATACGCGCTGGCCACCGACACGGCCGCCGAACGAACCCCTGAACATCCAGATGCCCTCGACGCATCCCCCATGGGCCTGCCCTACCCCAACCCGGCGCGGACCGCCGTCACGGTGCCCCTCAATTTGCAGCCCGGCTCTTCAGCACGCATCCACATGGTCGATCTGCTCGGGCGCACGGTCCGGACCTGGACTGCACACCCCACCGCCGACAGGCTGACACTCGACCTCTCGGGCGTGCCAGCCGGCATGTATGTGCTGCACACCGGCGCCCACGCACGACCGCTGGTAGTCCGCTGACCTGAATCAGTCGGCCCCAC is a genomic window of Rhodothermales bacterium containing:
- a CDS encoding alpha/beta hydrolase, translating into MSRTFRPLPLALLLLLLLLPACKQTPVEVRTDSVTMPDGFALAATWYEPEGVTEAVLLFNECSRTAQQGLYEELARALAAEGFAVMTHDFRGTGGSRTDAFDLSNPAHTDAIRSAFGSDTRNIVSYARLQYTVTAVAGTSCGAYRLADLVDELPDLRAFVAVSGGATDNGLETLYGARPVSVLGIVSRGDASAVEPVRTLVRSLENRAEFLMPDGSLHGMTLVASDESVRERIVDFIVTRTTEVVDDGGRIGQVDAFSAFYIQGGMPMALSVTHPEPGLTRAVIETQLPGSGRILADTLEHDAWGAFVRRSFDYFGAQPERVLAGTVGDSLIVFRQPHDSDEATRTSQELVYPVIDATWANWMLGVMKTTELDSVSVPTWQMTPSGPIQQVSVYHRAVGADAKDPATGCTWWERRSAAYTLRSCVTDEAPYLLRQQAVTPDGTVQPLLEVNAGNAPSGMPSF
- a CDS encoding ABC transporter permease translates to MSLIRRLLRGAVRDRLLTAINITGMAIGLAVGFLILAFALQEYDHDARWPEADRMYRVDAWSEDDGQRTHWADTPYRLADDLRESGAGIDAASVFLPEFSVVRAGSVLEYNRIWYVHPSFLDLFDVDVLAGNVEQALRSPESVVLTASEARRYVPFGSPIGELIEINIGGAFESFRVDAVVADSPAWSSLQWGILLPYETARAQPGKARQHDAGHGQAATFVRLADGVQAADVRLPEHERLSFFLTPVEDMYFLSEASTLGIVRTGDKQRADVLIGLALLIILIACSNFTTISLARSVQQNRAVGIRKVVGASRLNIAAEYLGDALLKTSIAALVGIGLADLLSTAFGTLMGQTVDLSVLTRLEFGVLVALGVILVGVLAGSIPTWHLARVQPVDALKGASDGRGRSRLIQSVVVLQFVATAVLLASAWIMSHQLAFLNRIDLGLDAENVLVVEPDFTNGATIPALHAQLSASTDPAISGVALSNGMLSRSLRTMEIPDGDETRRIHTFGVSAEYVALLGLDVTEGTPIDASNPSHVLINRTLANELGGAPVGTMLTDAYRVGGIVEDFHFLSVTRAIGPMALLPLEQPESAGYLLVRHAAGREQDALSAVQDAWRLLAPDTPMSYYRLSDNLGDRASGSAAWARIVRYSTLFALLIATLGLFGLSALAAARRTKEIGIRKVLGAGSVRVAGLLVGESVRLLVVACVLAAPLVWWLMGDWLARFAVRDVPGAVSFLLLGALLVLVAVLTVGSHALRVALANPVDSLRRE
- a CDS encoding 6-carboxytetrahydropterin synthase; this encodes MKIAKRFRWEGAHRLPWHEGRCRDLHGHSYTMFVELEGEPDENGLLVDFKHVKNALAPLVDAWDHSTLVAAGDAKLLGIMQDAGWRHAVLPYDTTAENICIFVADHLIETSIDMLRARRIHAVRVRVQETETCWAEAERRVTSAPLES
- a CDS encoding BF3164 family lipoprotein; this translates as MDLALGESSIVVTDASSGSPLRLYDRASGVLTDSVDAVGEGPGELRRVWSLHQMHPNNFASVDVANRNTFHLHVTETKKMALSGFRPMPTEGMVTHVLQSDSTVSTVLGGSFGSQRFIEVAADGQVLRKFGDLPILLSNTGTDYDLRGEYRASPDGSKAVVVLTRADIIEIHDLRSGEPLAITWGPFEHDPLNGDRGYIDVSAGSDAIYALLSFQSDLHPSHLGNTILAFDWTGELKGRIILDGGFTALAVDESSSEFFLSRHDPTPAIVKVRIPEGLR
- a CDS encoding antibiotic biosynthesis monooxygenase; amino-acid sequence: MILVLGYLRIQPGQRDAFLAGSLPAVCAARKRPGCVDFSVSADPLDENRINVSEQWESRRELMAFRESGPEDDLWSLVAYADVQEYEVA
- a CDS encoding Glu/Leu/Phe/Val dehydrogenase gives rise to the protein MYHMKFPLKKDDGTIEVIQAWRAEHSHHRLPVKGGIRYADNVNADEVAALATLMTYKCAIVNVPFGGAKGGIKINRHNYSEAELERITRRYTYELMKKNFIGPGIDVPAPDYGTGPKEMAWMFDTYNSMSDDPLTAAGCVTGKPVAQGGVRGRTEATGRGVYYGIREACNNPEDMKAVGLSVGLEGKKCIVQGLGNVGYHAAKYLQEGGAILVGLIEWNGAVYNPNGIDIEAAMAHKKETGALLGLAGCTDVGNPAAALEMDCDILVPAALEAQITKENAPRIKAKLIGEGANGPVTADADAMLLARGVLVIPDVYLNAGGVTVSYFEWLKNLSHVRFGRMSKRFEQTSNENIIRSILSATGINLPAEQITKLSQGADELDLVNSGLEETMISAYIENSEIAKAHKTDQRTAAFVNAIDKVAVYYNALGIFP
- the aroE gene encoding shikimate dehydrogenase gives rise to the protein MPADSIMDAKSASRQLAILMGDPVAHSKSPVIMTAAAKAAGIDLVYVACRVRDCDLAQAVDAIHALGILGANVTIPHKQRVIEFLDDLTAAARAVGAVNTVFRDAEDRLVGDNTDIAGFTAPIRERGLASALVLGTGGAARAAAWACLHELGMDRVLVTGRTPEKADALVHALSAGREDRVVREIMAIPWEERHAAIASVELIVNATPIGMWPEVDASPLDDPACLGAHHLVYDLVYNPAETRLLREAREQGARTQGGMDMLIGQAAAAFERWTGRKMDTLSVRGALSPREYP